In one Magallana gigas chromosome 7, xbMagGiga1.1, whole genome shotgun sequence genomic region, the following are encoded:
- the LOC105344048 gene encoding EF-hand calcium-binding domain-containing protein 7 isoform X3, with protein MSRRSSRVSMTGDNGEFYLECKAAYLSIYESVKDEIDSVEDLVQVLQQAGRNPSKKVLARYWKSDTEHLTFDEFVDICKKEKATTADDLMKAFRKIDINGDGYISLEELYKIMTTKGEKMSRSDVKKMIDEVDENKDGRLDYGEFCKMIMETTEECKKVSRKIMEKKELKRRKEDQTKTSYSERPMSASSRSNKDKNEDTPADPEPSEYPSKENATTEKEMGSKVSLRSKGSDQASIKGSRVSLKSNKNEDQSKSQDMGSRGSVKENEEEGQEEENMGSSSTLKETEPAPTDQNMGSKVSVKTTEEGTALDSGSKASLKSDTKKDSLGSRASLRSKGDGISSEEVKKSSASLRSKEDKPEGMGSKVSLHSRRESKGEIEGSKASLKSKDSDVIIQENVGSRTSLKSHGEMGSKVSLKSRPESNMGSKVSIKSKSESNAALEAAATDDEENLRVRPTARARKDSKSMRQINEGSMFGSFASVKSGASLAGSRKSLLSVDDLPKPSPRNKKSKGPAAASLAKLSEPKNLKEWTHATSKGMFYIDEETEKLLCHQYNLKLTEDTSVWITIQPIKTRCQADSDQVIDTGLFILRDKPDEDGNVLITFTRHRDAKGKYGVKCSLDAGNYRIIPFTTASRLKKRESDPSSAAKLLQLKDGKYTITKAFRKVLEDIFDLSDLDGNGTMSREEFNWYNIRTSDEEVGDDEWEVVEERLELEDGEITKNGFLQLNDMEAEDSNGDEDDMWVTLESLGINKELVMDEACPFVIDVYTEDCDDAEFKVDAIEDMMDKLQRPLCQSVMEKGEATKVKGMKDLTMYTYMSDTRATIVVDNKSYSSVRLNLDCSGSRNCLTNQPSLDETFSVKSQSQIIAYHFTPKNEDDEWNVKCEESIQK; from the exons ATGTCAAGACGGTCCAGTCGAGTCTCCATGACTGGAGATAATGGGGAGTTTTATCTTGAGTGTAAAGCAGCTTACCTCTCCATCTATGAAAGTGTCAAGGATGAGATTGATTCTGTAGAAGACCTAGTGCAAG TTTTACAGCAGGCAGGAAGAAATCCATCAAAGAAAGTTTTAGCCAGATACTGGAAATCTGACACAg AGCACTTGACATTCGATGAGTTTGTGGACatttgcaaaaaagaaaaagccaCCACAGCGGATGACTTGATGAAAGCATTTAGGAAGATAGATATTAATGGAGATGGTTATATTTCATTAGAGGAGCTCTACAAAATAATGACCACT AAAGGTGAAAAGATGAGCCGTTCAGATGTCAAAAAGATGATTGATGAAGTGGACGAAAACAAAGATGGACGTCTGGACTATGGAGAA TTTTGCAAGATGATCATGGAAACAACAGAGGAATGTAAGAAAGTATCAAGGAAGATCATGGAGAAAAAAGAACTTAAAAGAAGGAAGGAAGATCAGACAAAAACAA GTTACAGTGAGAGACCCATGTCTGCCTCTTCCAGATCAAATAAAG ATAAAAATGAGGACACACCTGCAGATCCAGAACCGTCAGAATATCCTAGCAAAGAAAATGCCACAACAGAAAAGGAAATGGGGTCAAAGGTTTCACTGAGGTCAAAAGGAAGTGACCAGGCATCTATCAAGGGATCAAGGGTTTCACTGAAATCAAATAAGAATGAAGACCAGTCCAAATCCCAAGATATGGGGTCTAGAGGTTCAGTAAAGGAAAATGAGGAAGAAGGACAAGAGGAGGAAAATATGGGATCTAGTAGTACACTGAAAGAGACAGAGCCAGCACCAACAGACCAAAACATGGGATCTAAAGTGTCAGTCAAAACCACAGAGGAAGGAACTGCATTAGATTCAGGGTCAAAGGCTTCTTTAAAGTCTGACACAAAGAAAGATAGTTTGGGTTCCAGAGCTTCACTGAGGTCTAAAGGTGATGGGATCAGTAGCGAGGAAGTTAAAAAGTCTTCTGCCTCCTTGAGGAGCAAGGAAGACAAACCTGAAGGCATGGGATCCAAAGTATCATTGCATTCAAGAAGGGAATCCAAAGGAGAAATTGAGGGATCAAAAGCATCTCTGAAGTCAAAAGACAGTGATGTTATCATACAGGAAAATGTGGGGTCTAGAACATCACTCAAGTCCCATGGGGAAATGGGATCTAAAGTTTCCCTGAAGTCTAGACCAGAATCCAATATGGGATCGAAAGTGTCTATTAAATCCAAAAGTGAGTCTAATGCAGCATTAGAGGCAGCAGCTACAGATGATGAGGAAAATCTCAGAGTGAGGCCAACTGCTCGTGCTAGAAAGGACAGTAAATCAATGAGACAAATCA ATGAAGGGAGTATGTTTGGTTCATTTGCCTCCGTAAAATCAG GTGCATCATTGGCAGGATCAAGGAAGTCTTTGCTTAGTGTTG atGATCTTCCAAAGCCCTCTCCACGGAACAAGAAGTCCAAAGGTCCGGCTGCAGCTTCCTTGGCTAAACTTTCAGAACCCAAAAACCTAAAG gAATGGACACATGCAACTAGTAAAGGGATGTTTTACATTGATGAAGAGACAGAAAAGCTTCTCTGTCATCAGTATAATCTTAAATTGACAGAGGACACATCCGTGTGGATCACAATCCAGCCAATCAAAACTCGCTGTCAAG CTGATTCGGACCAGGTCATAGACACAGGCTTATTTATCCTGAGAGACAAACCGGATGAAGATGGCAATGTCCTTATAACGTTTACAAGGCACAGAGATGCAAAGGGG aaatatgGAGTGAAATGTTCTTTGGACGCAGGAAACTACCGCATCATTCCCTTCACAACAGCATCTCGTCTTAAAAAACGAGAGAGCGATCCTTCAAGCGCTGCAAAATTGCTACAACTCAAAGATGGAAAATATACTATAACAAAGGCCTTCAG GAAAGTGCTAGAGGACATCTTTGACCTGTCCGACCTTGACGGGAATGGGACAATGAGTCGGGAGGAGTTCAACTGGTACAACATCCGGACGAGTGATGAGGAGGTCGGCGATGATGAGTGGGAGGTGGTGGAGG AGAGACTGGAACTTGAGGATGGCGAAATCACAAAGAATGGTTTCCTCCAGCTGAATGATATGGAGGCAGAGGATTCTAATGGAGACGAGGACGACATGTGGGTGACACTGGAGAGTCTGGGCATCAACAAAGAGCTGGTCATGGATGAG GCTTGTCCATTCGTAATTGATGTCTATACAGAAGACTGTGATGATGCTGAATTCAAAGTAGACGCCATTGAAGACATGATGGATAAACTGCAGCGTCCCTTGTGTCAGTCTGTGATGGAAAAG GGTGAAGCCACCAAGGTGAAGGGAATGAAGGATTTGACGATGTACACATATATGAGTGACACCAGAGCAACCATTGTAGTAGACAACAAG TCTTACAGTAGTGTCCGTTTAAACCTCGATTGTTCTGGCAGCCGAAATTGTCTGACAAATCAACCCTCATTGGATGAAACATTCTCTGTCAAATCACAGTCTCAGATC ATTGCGTATCATTTTACACCAAAGAATGAAGATGATGAATGGAATGTCAAGTGCGAAGAGAGTATTCAGAAATAA
- the LOC105344048 gene encoding EF-hand calcium-binding domain-containing protein 7 isoform X2 yields MSRRSSRVSMTGDNGEFYLECKAAYLSIYESVKDEIDSVEDLVQVLQQAGRNPSKKVLARYWKSDTEHLTFDEFVDICKKEKATTADDLMKAFRKIDINGDGYISLEELYKIMTTKGEKMSRSDVKKMIDEVDENKDGRLDYGEFCKMIMETTEECKKVSRKIMEKKELKRRKEDQTKTSDSRSGSQVSVRSAASVKSYSERPMSASSRSNKDPEPSEYPSKENATTEKEMGSKVSLRSKGSDQASIKGSRVSLKSNKNEDQSKSQDMGSRGSVKENEEEGQEEENMGSSSTLKETEPAPTDQNMGSKVSVKTTEEGTALDSGSKASLKSDTKKDSLGSRASLRSKGDGISSEEVKKSSASLRSKEDKPEGMGSKVSLHSRRESKGEIEGSKASLKSKDSDVIIQENVGSRTSLKSHGEMGSKVSLKSRPESNMGSKVSIKSKSESNAALEAAATDDEENLRVRPTARARKDSKSMRQINEGSMFGSFASVKSGASLAGSRKSLLSVDDLPKPSPRNKKSKGPAAASLAKLSEPKNLKEWTHATSKGMFYIDEETEKLLCHQYNLKLTEDTSVWITIQPIKTRCQADSDQVIDTGLFILRDKPDEDGNVLITFTRHRDAKGKYGVKCSLDAGNYRIIPFTTASRLKKRESDPSSAAKLLQLKDGKYTITKAFRKVLEDIFDLSDLDGNGTMSREEFNWYNIRTSDEEVGDDEWEVVEERLELEDGEITKNGFLQLNDMEAEDSNGDEDDMWVTLESLGINKELVMDEACPFVIDVYTEDCDDAEFKVDAIEDMMDKLQRPLCQSVMEKGEATKVKGMKDLTMYTYMSDTRATIVVDNKSYSSVRLNLDCSGSRNCLTNQPSLDETFSVKSQSQIIAYHFTPKNEDDEWNVKCEESIQK; encoded by the exons ATGTCAAGACGGTCCAGTCGAGTCTCCATGACTGGAGATAATGGGGAGTTTTATCTTGAGTGTAAAGCAGCTTACCTCTCCATCTATGAAAGTGTCAAGGATGAGATTGATTCTGTAGAAGACCTAGTGCAAG TTTTACAGCAGGCAGGAAGAAATCCATCAAAGAAAGTTTTAGCCAGATACTGGAAATCTGACACAg AGCACTTGACATTCGATGAGTTTGTGGACatttgcaaaaaagaaaaagccaCCACAGCGGATGACTTGATGAAAGCATTTAGGAAGATAGATATTAATGGAGATGGTTATATTTCATTAGAGGAGCTCTACAAAATAATGACCACT AAAGGTGAAAAGATGAGCCGTTCAGATGTCAAAAAGATGATTGATGAAGTGGACGAAAACAAAGATGGACGTCTGGACTATGGAGAA TTTTGCAAGATGATCATGGAAACAACAGAGGAATGTAAGAAAGTATCAAGGAAGATCATGGAGAAAAAAGAACTTAAAAGAAGGAAGGAAGATCAGACAAAAACAA GTGACTCTAGGTCAGGTTCTCAGGTCTCAGTGAGATCAGCAGCATCTGTGAAAA GTTACAGTGAGAGACCCATGTCTGCCTCTTCCAGATCAAATAAAG ATCCAGAACCGTCAGAATATCCTAGCAAAGAAAATGCCACAACAGAAAAGGAAATGGGGTCAAAGGTTTCACTGAGGTCAAAAGGAAGTGACCAGGCATCTATCAAGGGATCAAGGGTTTCACTGAAATCAAATAAGAATGAAGACCAGTCCAAATCCCAAGATATGGGGTCTAGAGGTTCAGTAAAGGAAAATGAGGAAGAAGGACAAGAGGAGGAAAATATGGGATCTAGTAGTACACTGAAAGAGACAGAGCCAGCACCAACAGACCAAAACATGGGATCTAAAGTGTCAGTCAAAACCACAGAGGAAGGAACTGCATTAGATTCAGGGTCAAAGGCTTCTTTAAAGTCTGACACAAAGAAAGATAGTTTGGGTTCCAGAGCTTCACTGAGGTCTAAAGGTGATGGGATCAGTAGCGAGGAAGTTAAAAAGTCTTCTGCCTCCTTGAGGAGCAAGGAAGACAAACCTGAAGGCATGGGATCCAAAGTATCATTGCATTCAAGAAGGGAATCCAAAGGAGAAATTGAGGGATCAAAAGCATCTCTGAAGTCAAAAGACAGTGATGTTATCATACAGGAAAATGTGGGGTCTAGAACATCACTCAAGTCCCATGGGGAAATGGGATCTAAAGTTTCCCTGAAGTCTAGACCAGAATCCAATATGGGATCGAAAGTGTCTATTAAATCCAAAAGTGAGTCTAATGCAGCATTAGAGGCAGCAGCTACAGATGATGAGGAAAATCTCAGAGTGAGGCCAACTGCTCGTGCTAGAAAGGACAGTAAATCAATGAGACAAATCA ATGAAGGGAGTATGTTTGGTTCATTTGCCTCCGTAAAATCAG GTGCATCATTGGCAGGATCAAGGAAGTCTTTGCTTAGTGTTG atGATCTTCCAAAGCCCTCTCCACGGAACAAGAAGTCCAAAGGTCCGGCTGCAGCTTCCTTGGCTAAACTTTCAGAACCCAAAAACCTAAAG gAATGGACACATGCAACTAGTAAAGGGATGTTTTACATTGATGAAGAGACAGAAAAGCTTCTCTGTCATCAGTATAATCTTAAATTGACAGAGGACACATCCGTGTGGATCACAATCCAGCCAATCAAAACTCGCTGTCAAG CTGATTCGGACCAGGTCATAGACACAGGCTTATTTATCCTGAGAGACAAACCGGATGAAGATGGCAATGTCCTTATAACGTTTACAAGGCACAGAGATGCAAAGGGG aaatatgGAGTGAAATGTTCTTTGGACGCAGGAAACTACCGCATCATTCCCTTCACAACAGCATCTCGTCTTAAAAAACGAGAGAGCGATCCTTCAAGCGCTGCAAAATTGCTACAACTCAAAGATGGAAAATATACTATAACAAAGGCCTTCAG GAAAGTGCTAGAGGACATCTTTGACCTGTCCGACCTTGACGGGAATGGGACAATGAGTCGGGAGGAGTTCAACTGGTACAACATCCGGACGAGTGATGAGGAGGTCGGCGATGATGAGTGGGAGGTGGTGGAGG AGAGACTGGAACTTGAGGATGGCGAAATCACAAAGAATGGTTTCCTCCAGCTGAATGATATGGAGGCAGAGGATTCTAATGGAGACGAGGACGACATGTGGGTGACACTGGAGAGTCTGGGCATCAACAAAGAGCTGGTCATGGATGAG GCTTGTCCATTCGTAATTGATGTCTATACAGAAGACTGTGATGATGCTGAATTCAAAGTAGACGCCATTGAAGACATGATGGATAAACTGCAGCGTCCCTTGTGTCAGTCTGTGATGGAAAAG GGTGAAGCCACCAAGGTGAAGGGAATGAAGGATTTGACGATGTACACATATATGAGTGACACCAGAGCAACCATTGTAGTAGACAACAAG TCTTACAGTAGTGTCCGTTTAAACCTCGATTGTTCTGGCAGCCGAAATTGTCTGACAAATCAACCCTCATTGGATGAAACATTCTCTGTCAAATCACAGTCTCAGATC ATTGCGTATCATTTTACACCAAAGAATGAAGATGATGAATGGAATGTCAAGTGCGAAGAGAGTATTCAGAAATAA
- the LOC105344048 gene encoding EF-hand calcium-binding domain-containing protein 7 isoform X1: protein MSRRSSRVSMTGDNGEFYLECKAAYLSIYESVKDEIDSVEDLVQVLQQAGRNPSKKVLARYWKSDTEHLTFDEFVDICKKEKATTADDLMKAFRKIDINGDGYISLEELYKIMTTKGEKMSRSDVKKMIDEVDENKDGRLDYGEFCKMIMETTEECKKVSRKIMEKKELKRRKEDQTKTSDSRSGSQVSVRSAASVKSYSERPMSASSRSNKDKNEDTPADPEPSEYPSKENATTEKEMGSKVSLRSKGSDQASIKGSRVSLKSNKNEDQSKSQDMGSRGSVKENEEEGQEEENMGSSSTLKETEPAPTDQNMGSKVSVKTTEEGTALDSGSKASLKSDTKKDSLGSRASLRSKGDGISSEEVKKSSASLRSKEDKPEGMGSKVSLHSRRESKGEIEGSKASLKSKDSDVIIQENVGSRTSLKSHGEMGSKVSLKSRPESNMGSKVSIKSKSESNAALEAAATDDEENLRVRPTARARKDSKSMRQINEGSMFGSFASVKSGASLAGSRKSLLSVDDLPKPSPRNKKSKGPAAASLAKLSEPKNLKEWTHATSKGMFYIDEETEKLLCHQYNLKLTEDTSVWITIQPIKTRCQADSDQVIDTGLFILRDKPDEDGNVLITFTRHRDAKGKYGVKCSLDAGNYRIIPFTTASRLKKRESDPSSAAKLLQLKDGKYTITKAFRKVLEDIFDLSDLDGNGTMSREEFNWYNIRTSDEEVGDDEWEVVEERLELEDGEITKNGFLQLNDMEAEDSNGDEDDMWVTLESLGINKELVMDEACPFVIDVYTEDCDDAEFKVDAIEDMMDKLQRPLCQSVMEKGEATKVKGMKDLTMYTYMSDTRATIVVDNKSYSSVRLNLDCSGSRNCLTNQPSLDETFSVKSQSQIIAYHFTPKNEDDEWNVKCEESIQK from the exons ATGTCAAGACGGTCCAGTCGAGTCTCCATGACTGGAGATAATGGGGAGTTTTATCTTGAGTGTAAAGCAGCTTACCTCTCCATCTATGAAAGTGTCAAGGATGAGATTGATTCTGTAGAAGACCTAGTGCAAG TTTTACAGCAGGCAGGAAGAAATCCATCAAAGAAAGTTTTAGCCAGATACTGGAAATCTGACACAg AGCACTTGACATTCGATGAGTTTGTGGACatttgcaaaaaagaaaaagccaCCACAGCGGATGACTTGATGAAAGCATTTAGGAAGATAGATATTAATGGAGATGGTTATATTTCATTAGAGGAGCTCTACAAAATAATGACCACT AAAGGTGAAAAGATGAGCCGTTCAGATGTCAAAAAGATGATTGATGAAGTGGACGAAAACAAAGATGGACGTCTGGACTATGGAGAA TTTTGCAAGATGATCATGGAAACAACAGAGGAATGTAAGAAAGTATCAAGGAAGATCATGGAGAAAAAAGAACTTAAAAGAAGGAAGGAAGATCAGACAAAAACAA GTGACTCTAGGTCAGGTTCTCAGGTCTCAGTGAGATCAGCAGCATCTGTGAAAA GTTACAGTGAGAGACCCATGTCTGCCTCTTCCAGATCAAATAAAG ATAAAAATGAGGACACACCTGCAGATCCAGAACCGTCAGAATATCCTAGCAAAGAAAATGCCACAACAGAAAAGGAAATGGGGTCAAAGGTTTCACTGAGGTCAAAAGGAAGTGACCAGGCATCTATCAAGGGATCAAGGGTTTCACTGAAATCAAATAAGAATGAAGACCAGTCCAAATCCCAAGATATGGGGTCTAGAGGTTCAGTAAAGGAAAATGAGGAAGAAGGACAAGAGGAGGAAAATATGGGATCTAGTAGTACACTGAAAGAGACAGAGCCAGCACCAACAGACCAAAACATGGGATCTAAAGTGTCAGTCAAAACCACAGAGGAAGGAACTGCATTAGATTCAGGGTCAAAGGCTTCTTTAAAGTCTGACACAAAGAAAGATAGTTTGGGTTCCAGAGCTTCACTGAGGTCTAAAGGTGATGGGATCAGTAGCGAGGAAGTTAAAAAGTCTTCTGCCTCCTTGAGGAGCAAGGAAGACAAACCTGAAGGCATGGGATCCAAAGTATCATTGCATTCAAGAAGGGAATCCAAAGGAGAAATTGAGGGATCAAAAGCATCTCTGAAGTCAAAAGACAGTGATGTTATCATACAGGAAAATGTGGGGTCTAGAACATCACTCAAGTCCCATGGGGAAATGGGATCTAAAGTTTCCCTGAAGTCTAGACCAGAATCCAATATGGGATCGAAAGTGTCTATTAAATCCAAAAGTGAGTCTAATGCAGCATTAGAGGCAGCAGCTACAGATGATGAGGAAAATCTCAGAGTGAGGCCAACTGCTCGTGCTAGAAAGGACAGTAAATCAATGAGACAAATCA ATGAAGGGAGTATGTTTGGTTCATTTGCCTCCGTAAAATCAG GTGCATCATTGGCAGGATCAAGGAAGTCTTTGCTTAGTGTTG atGATCTTCCAAAGCCCTCTCCACGGAACAAGAAGTCCAAAGGTCCGGCTGCAGCTTCCTTGGCTAAACTTTCAGAACCCAAAAACCTAAAG gAATGGACACATGCAACTAGTAAAGGGATGTTTTACATTGATGAAGAGACAGAAAAGCTTCTCTGTCATCAGTATAATCTTAAATTGACAGAGGACACATCCGTGTGGATCACAATCCAGCCAATCAAAACTCGCTGTCAAG CTGATTCGGACCAGGTCATAGACACAGGCTTATTTATCCTGAGAGACAAACCGGATGAAGATGGCAATGTCCTTATAACGTTTACAAGGCACAGAGATGCAAAGGGG aaatatgGAGTGAAATGTTCTTTGGACGCAGGAAACTACCGCATCATTCCCTTCACAACAGCATCTCGTCTTAAAAAACGAGAGAGCGATCCTTCAAGCGCTGCAAAATTGCTACAACTCAAAGATGGAAAATATACTATAACAAAGGCCTTCAG GAAAGTGCTAGAGGACATCTTTGACCTGTCCGACCTTGACGGGAATGGGACAATGAGTCGGGAGGAGTTCAACTGGTACAACATCCGGACGAGTGATGAGGAGGTCGGCGATGATGAGTGGGAGGTGGTGGAGG AGAGACTGGAACTTGAGGATGGCGAAATCACAAAGAATGGTTTCCTCCAGCTGAATGATATGGAGGCAGAGGATTCTAATGGAGACGAGGACGACATGTGGGTGACACTGGAGAGTCTGGGCATCAACAAAGAGCTGGTCATGGATGAG GCTTGTCCATTCGTAATTGATGTCTATACAGAAGACTGTGATGATGCTGAATTCAAAGTAGACGCCATTGAAGACATGATGGATAAACTGCAGCGTCCCTTGTGTCAGTCTGTGATGGAAAAG GGTGAAGCCACCAAGGTGAAGGGAATGAAGGATTTGACGATGTACACATATATGAGTGACACCAGAGCAACCATTGTAGTAGACAACAAG TCTTACAGTAGTGTCCGTTTAAACCTCGATTGTTCTGGCAGCCGAAATTGTCTGACAAATCAACCCTCATTGGATGAAACATTCTCTGTCAAATCACAGTCTCAGATC ATTGCGTATCATTTTACACCAAAGAATGAAGATGATGAATGGAATGTCAAGTGCGAAGAGAGTATTCAGAAATAA
- the LOC105344048 gene encoding EF-hand calcium-binding domain-containing protein 7 isoform X4, with protein sequence MSRRSSRVSMTGDNGEFYLECKAAYLSIYESVKDEIDSVEDLVQVLQQAGRNPSKKVLARYWKSDTEHLTFDEFVDICKKEKATTADDLMKAFRKIDINGDGYISLEELYKIMTTKGEKMSRSDVKKMIDEVDENKDGRLDYGEFCKMIMETTEECKKVSRKIMEKKELKRRKEDQTKTSYSERPMSASSRSNKDPEPSEYPSKENATTEKEMGSKVSLRSKGSDQASIKGSRVSLKSNKNEDQSKSQDMGSRGSVKENEEEGQEEENMGSSSTLKETEPAPTDQNMGSKVSVKTTEEGTALDSGSKASLKSDTKKDSLGSRASLRSKGDGISSEEVKKSSASLRSKEDKPEGMGSKVSLHSRRESKGEIEGSKASLKSKDSDVIIQENVGSRTSLKSHGEMGSKVSLKSRPESNMGSKVSIKSKSESNAALEAAATDDEENLRVRPTARARKDSKSMRQINEGSMFGSFASVKSGASLAGSRKSLLSVDDLPKPSPRNKKSKGPAAASLAKLSEPKNLKEWTHATSKGMFYIDEETEKLLCHQYNLKLTEDTSVWITIQPIKTRCQADSDQVIDTGLFILRDKPDEDGNVLITFTRHRDAKGKYGVKCSLDAGNYRIIPFTTASRLKKRESDPSSAAKLLQLKDGKYTITKAFRKVLEDIFDLSDLDGNGTMSREEFNWYNIRTSDEEVGDDEWEVVEERLELEDGEITKNGFLQLNDMEAEDSNGDEDDMWVTLESLGINKELVMDEACPFVIDVYTEDCDDAEFKVDAIEDMMDKLQRPLCQSVMEKGEATKVKGMKDLTMYTYMSDTRATIVVDNKSYSSVRLNLDCSGSRNCLTNQPSLDETFSVKSQSQIIAYHFTPKNEDDEWNVKCEESIQK encoded by the exons ATGTCAAGACGGTCCAGTCGAGTCTCCATGACTGGAGATAATGGGGAGTTTTATCTTGAGTGTAAAGCAGCTTACCTCTCCATCTATGAAAGTGTCAAGGATGAGATTGATTCTGTAGAAGACCTAGTGCAAG TTTTACAGCAGGCAGGAAGAAATCCATCAAAGAAAGTTTTAGCCAGATACTGGAAATCTGACACAg AGCACTTGACATTCGATGAGTTTGTGGACatttgcaaaaaagaaaaagccaCCACAGCGGATGACTTGATGAAAGCATTTAGGAAGATAGATATTAATGGAGATGGTTATATTTCATTAGAGGAGCTCTACAAAATAATGACCACT AAAGGTGAAAAGATGAGCCGTTCAGATGTCAAAAAGATGATTGATGAAGTGGACGAAAACAAAGATGGACGTCTGGACTATGGAGAA TTTTGCAAGATGATCATGGAAACAACAGAGGAATGTAAGAAAGTATCAAGGAAGATCATGGAGAAAAAAGAACTTAAAAGAAGGAAGGAAGATCAGACAAAAACAA GTTACAGTGAGAGACCCATGTCTGCCTCTTCCAGATCAAATAAAG ATCCAGAACCGTCAGAATATCCTAGCAAAGAAAATGCCACAACAGAAAAGGAAATGGGGTCAAAGGTTTCACTGAGGTCAAAAGGAAGTGACCAGGCATCTATCAAGGGATCAAGGGTTTCACTGAAATCAAATAAGAATGAAGACCAGTCCAAATCCCAAGATATGGGGTCTAGAGGTTCAGTAAAGGAAAATGAGGAAGAAGGACAAGAGGAGGAAAATATGGGATCTAGTAGTACACTGAAAGAGACAGAGCCAGCACCAACAGACCAAAACATGGGATCTAAAGTGTCAGTCAAAACCACAGAGGAAGGAACTGCATTAGATTCAGGGTCAAAGGCTTCTTTAAAGTCTGACACAAAGAAAGATAGTTTGGGTTCCAGAGCTTCACTGAGGTCTAAAGGTGATGGGATCAGTAGCGAGGAAGTTAAAAAGTCTTCTGCCTCCTTGAGGAGCAAGGAAGACAAACCTGAAGGCATGGGATCCAAAGTATCATTGCATTCAAGAAGGGAATCCAAAGGAGAAATTGAGGGATCAAAAGCATCTCTGAAGTCAAAAGACAGTGATGTTATCATACAGGAAAATGTGGGGTCTAGAACATCACTCAAGTCCCATGGGGAAATGGGATCTAAAGTTTCCCTGAAGTCTAGACCAGAATCCAATATGGGATCGAAAGTGTCTATTAAATCCAAAAGTGAGTCTAATGCAGCATTAGAGGCAGCAGCTACAGATGATGAGGAAAATCTCAGAGTGAGGCCAACTGCTCGTGCTAGAAAGGACAGTAAATCAATGAGACAAATCA ATGAAGGGAGTATGTTTGGTTCATTTGCCTCCGTAAAATCAG GTGCATCATTGGCAGGATCAAGGAAGTCTTTGCTTAGTGTTG atGATCTTCCAAAGCCCTCTCCACGGAACAAGAAGTCCAAAGGTCCGGCTGCAGCTTCCTTGGCTAAACTTTCAGAACCCAAAAACCTAAAG gAATGGACACATGCAACTAGTAAAGGGATGTTTTACATTGATGAAGAGACAGAAAAGCTTCTCTGTCATCAGTATAATCTTAAATTGACAGAGGACACATCCGTGTGGATCACAATCCAGCCAATCAAAACTCGCTGTCAAG CTGATTCGGACCAGGTCATAGACACAGGCTTATTTATCCTGAGAGACAAACCGGATGAAGATGGCAATGTCCTTATAACGTTTACAAGGCACAGAGATGCAAAGGGG aaatatgGAGTGAAATGTTCTTTGGACGCAGGAAACTACCGCATCATTCCCTTCACAACAGCATCTCGTCTTAAAAAACGAGAGAGCGATCCTTCAAGCGCTGCAAAATTGCTACAACTCAAAGATGGAAAATATACTATAACAAAGGCCTTCAG GAAAGTGCTAGAGGACATCTTTGACCTGTCCGACCTTGACGGGAATGGGACAATGAGTCGGGAGGAGTTCAACTGGTACAACATCCGGACGAGTGATGAGGAGGTCGGCGATGATGAGTGGGAGGTGGTGGAGG AGAGACTGGAACTTGAGGATGGCGAAATCACAAAGAATGGTTTCCTCCAGCTGAATGATATGGAGGCAGAGGATTCTAATGGAGACGAGGACGACATGTGGGTGACACTGGAGAGTCTGGGCATCAACAAAGAGCTGGTCATGGATGAG GCTTGTCCATTCGTAATTGATGTCTATACAGAAGACTGTGATGATGCTGAATTCAAAGTAGACGCCATTGAAGACATGATGGATAAACTGCAGCGTCCCTTGTGTCAGTCTGTGATGGAAAAG GGTGAAGCCACCAAGGTGAAGGGAATGAAGGATTTGACGATGTACACATATATGAGTGACACCAGAGCAACCATTGTAGTAGACAACAAG TCTTACAGTAGTGTCCGTTTAAACCTCGATTGTTCTGGCAGCCGAAATTGTCTGACAAATCAACCCTCATTGGATGAAACATTCTCTGTCAAATCACAGTCTCAGATC ATTGCGTATCATTTTACACCAAAGAATGAAGATGATGAATGGAATGTCAAGTGCGAAGAGAGTATTCAGAAATAA